A single genomic interval of Dysidea avara chromosome 6, odDysAvar1.4, whole genome shotgun sequence harbors:
- the LOC136258780 gene encoding uncharacterized protein, protein MNTRSLVYKLSNFQSFICSSDFSILCITETWLSKDIFGNEIIPSGYTIYRKDRDSRGGGVLLAVKDNITSSQLSSPPHVEILTVLISTSNPFIISVVYIPPNSSDTYHELLYSYLTNLVNESSPIILLGDFNLPDVNWATYSGSSPKSNKFCDLLFQLNLYQLVDEPTHNQGNTLDLIITNNEDIVYNISIHPHYQPISSDHFIVTLSIKSHADHIPSHTPPVIFDYSKANYPGLINYLSHIDYTTCEQLSDIDSIWLFIKNNITRGMDLFIPKIRTSSSQFPKWYTSNIRHQIKCLRTLRKKYKSHPTDHNLNRIKTAEDNLQNSIQQVKANFEATQFCLQ, encoded by the coding sequence ATGAATACCAGAAGTCTTGTCTACAAACTATCCAATTTCCAATCTTTTATTTGTTCATCTGATTTtagcattttgtgtatcaccgAGACTTGGTTATCTAAAGATATATTTGGCAATGAAATAATACCCAGTGGCTATACCATTTATCGTAAAGATAGAGATTCTAGAGGTGGGGGTGTTTTACTTGCTGTAAAGGATAACATCACTAGTAGTCAATTGTCATCCCCACCTCATGTTGAAATCCTAACTGTTCTCATCTCTACATCAAATCCATTTATAATCAGTGTTGTTTACATTCCTCCAAACTCTTCTGATACTTACCATGAATTGCTGTATAGTTACCTTACCAACCTAGTCAACGAATCAAGTCCAATTATTCTCTTGGGAGACTTCAATCTCCCTGATGTCAACTGGGCCACTTATAGTGGTTCCTCACCAAAATCTAACAAATTTTGTGACTTACTGTTTCAGCTAAACCTCTATCAACTGGTTGATGAGCCAACCCACAATCAAGGAAATACTCTGGACTTAATAATCACTAACAATGAAGATATTGTGTACAACATATCTATTCATCCCCATTACCAACCGATATCATCTGATCACTTTATTGTCACTTTAAGTATTAAGTCACATGCAGACCATATACCCTCACACACTCCACCAGTTATCTTTGATTACTCTAAAGCCAATTATCCTGGCCTCATCAATTATCTATCTCATATTGACTATACTACCTGTGAACAGCTATCTGACATAGACTCTATCTGGCTCTTTATCAAGAACAATATCACTAGGGGAATGGACCTGTTTATTCCTAAAATTAGAACCAGCTCTTCTCAGTTTCCTAAATGGTACACTTCAAATATACGCCATCAGATTAAGTGTCTTCGGACTCTACGAAAGAAATACAAATCTCATCCTACTGATCACAATTTGAATCGTATAAAAACAGCAGAAGATAACCTCCAAAACAGCATCCAACAAGTCAAGGCCAACTTTGAAGCAACACAATTTTGCCTTCAGTAA